The nucleotide window GGagaaaccaaacaaataaaaacatcaacCAATACATAGGACATTTAGTTTATTAgacgtaataataatattacaataatgtcAGACCTTAACATATTTGTGCGAGAGACAGAGTAAtcacttttctttcttttcagaaGTGAGGGAGTTGTAAAGCTTGGTGATCTCATTGATGACCAGGGTTTGGACAATGGTGCCGTTGGTGTCAATGAAGTTGGCGAAAGACTTTGTGATGGAGGCCTCGCGGGACTTGCCGTGGGCATCACGCATAACCAGGACTAGGTTGTATTTGTCATCATGCCTGTGGACGAACATGTTGAATTGTATAAGAATCAATATTTAATTGTGAAGATTATTGAAGTTTACAAATATGTGACTAGAATTCATGCTACAAAGCTAAGGTGTCAAAGTGCCTAATGAAAAGTAATGATGTTGCaagcaatatattattataaggatattaaaaatgaaattacacatttttgtgagatgttttacaaaatattaaatagttacTTATATTCAATAAGTTGTAGTATTGTTCTGTAATATTGAATGAACTTACTTCTTAACATAAGAGCTTGCTTCCCAGACCCTGTTGTTGTTTCCATTCTTTTCCTTGGCCACCACAAAGACTCCCTTCTCTTTGAATGTGGTGTACAGTGTGAGGATACCCATCAGAATGAAGTATGAGGACACACAGATTATGAGGACCAGTCTGCAAGAAATAGAATTTcaaattaagaatttatttttgctttgtaAATAATGAATGCATGATACAATTAAGTAGATGTACAGCTAGTTTTTACATTAATTCAAAATATAGTGTtgaagtttaaaaatgaaagaaTAAGGCTTTTCTGTGACTGggatgttataatatttttttcataaacaattaTGGGATTGTACAGCAATCTTTTAAGATCCTAATAATATTTCTCACCAGGGagaacattttaaaagtaaagttaATGCCTACCTTGACTGTGGGAATGGGTACAGATAATCCCAGAGAAGAGCATAGAGAGCTACACCAACAGCCAGCGCGCAGAGGAAGAGACGTCCATCAATGAGGGCGAAACTTTCTTTACATTTCAGATCACCAGTCAGTACCTGTAATAAACATAGCGAGGTTTAAGgttataaacaataaattgacatatttatacacaacaaaacattaaaaatatctcaatttataattaaactttattaaataacaatttacctCTCTAATGGCATCATCAATAGCATTTTTAGCAGCAGCTCCATCCCACTTATTGATTTTCACAGTCTGAAATCAAAATTCACTCATCAAATACCATACTAAAGTGGTTTCTTAGATAATTGTGTAATAATATCATGGAAATTGTATTAATATGcggaaataacattttattactaaacaTAAGTTGAAAAGTAAACGTGACGTGTCttcgaaaagatttttttaaatacgattaatataaatgaagtacaaaacaaaattacctCTGGAGTTTCAGTCATGTTATaagactttgaaatattttatacgtaaTTACAATACTTAGCAACTTTagtgtttttcaataaattaacgCTTTCTTCCCTCGGCTTGCTTTGCTTCGGTAAAATTTGACATTTGTATGCCAAAATTTTGACGTGGGTTGAAAAATCTTGAAACGTCATTAGGTCGCGTtccaaaatacagaaaaaataccGGCTAATAAAAATCAAGCACCGTTATTTACTTCTGGGTTAGCCACTTTCTAAAACTTCACAAATTATCCTCACAGACTTCAGTAATATGAGGGGAAATCCgaaaagtttaataatttatgttattctcATGAAAATCAGATAGAAGGAGAACTTTGAAGTGCCAAGTGCCATCACTCCATAACATGCAAAACTAAACTGAGGCACTTAACTTAGGCCATACATATCTCTATATATTTTTAGCAACAAAGAATGTTGAATTATTTTGTCCACATTTACAGTCTATTAATTTCCAGGCAGCTCAGTTGCACTTAGAATGCATTattgcagtattttttatttttagtctgcATCGGTTTTGCCAATCTTCTATCTTGTCTATAGTGCGGGTCCTCAACAAAAAAAAGCAATGAACTAAAATGAGAGAAAAATGAAATTTGcttcataataatgtttcatttaaattgtgAGAGAGTATAACACTTTTGTTTGGTTTGTAGTATTTCAGTAAACCCAAGAAATACTGTTAGATCCAAAAAGTAATGGTATGTAGTCAGATTGTATCATGAAATGTTTTTGCTATACCATCAACACCACAACCGGTGGCTTCATTGCACGAATTCATTGCTGGCCAAAACAGAGCCTCTAGTATGGAAATAAAGTAATAGTTATTGTTGCTAAAGTCATAATGGAGAAAtaagtcttttatttttttaattataaccatGTGGCATTGACAGTAATGAGAAACAACAACGATCGAAAGAGGTCACAATGCCCAACCGTGTTCTTAGATATGAATTGTGAAAATTGACATTTTTAGGTTGTATGCTGCCGCATTAACATAGCACAATGGCAAAAAGGAAAAAGGCAGCACCAAAAACCGCGGCAACGCGTCGTACGACCCGACGCGCCAAGCAGCAGGCTGAAGCTGCGTCGTCCGCCGACGGAGAAGCCTCTGCGTCTGTCGAGCTCGAGCCGACTGCTTCCGAACCCGCTCAACAGGGCACGGAGACAGCTCCTACCGATGCAACTCCTGCACCAGACCCACAAACGTCTGAGACATCAGATAAATCTGAAAATTCTTTAACTACACCTTGTCAAGTACCAATCGTAGCTTTGCATAAGAAATTCGGTAAATATCGCTGTCTATTTAATAGTGATGAGACATTTACTAGAAAATATGATATTGGTAGCGACAGTGAAACAAATAGTAGTGTAGAAATTAGGGTGGTTGATCCTTGTGCCAGCTCCGAGTCAGATTCGAATGCTGCAATAGATACACAGTCTGATACCAACAGCGGTGCAAACTTCAGCCCTGTGAATAGTACAACAGTTACACAGAGCAATTCTAGAGACATATCACCTGTACCTGCTCCGTGTGAACCATCATCTCAATGTGAACCAACATCTCAATGTGAACCATCATCTCAATGTGAACCAACACCTCAGTGTGAAATGCCATCATCAATCCCAATAGAAAAGGAGGAAGAGACTGAGAAACCTGAAGAGGTAAATACTATTGATTTAACTGAAAGTGATTCAAAGCTCAGTGCTACTGAACAGGTTGTAGTAGATAAGGATGATTGTCAAATAATTGATGATTCTTCCATCCCTGAAGAGAAACCAGAAGAAATACCAGCTGAAGAC belongs to Helicoverpa armigera isolate CAAS_96S chromosome 6, ASM3070526v1, whole genome shotgun sequence and includes:
- the LOC110373056 gene encoding signal peptidase complex subunit 2; translation: MTETPETVKINKWDGAAAKNAIDDAIREVLTGDLKCKESFALIDGRLFLCALAVGVALYALLWDYLYPFPQSRLVLIICVSSYFILMGILTLYTTFKEKGVFVVAKEKNGNNNRVWEASSYVKKHDDKYNLVLVMRDAHGKSREASITKSFANFIDTNGTIVQTLVINEITKLYNSLTSEKKEK